In the genome of Tsukamurella paurometabola DSM 20162, the window AGCAGGCGGGACTGCTGTCGCCGCTCGGGCTGGGCACCGCCTTCGCGATGACGGGGGTCACAACCGTGACCGCCGAGCTGCCCGGCACCGGCGGCCGGCCCGCCGCCGAACTCGGCGCCGACACCATGAAGGCCTCGCCCTTCGGGCTCGCGGTGTTCGCGTCGGCGATCGCGAAGGGCAAGACCACCGCGCCCTACGTCGTGCAGGGGCAGACCGCCACGCCGAGCGCCCCGATGGGCGATGTCGACGGCACGATCCTCGCGGCGGTGCGCGCGAAGATGGAGGCCACCGTGTCACCGTCGGGCGACGGCAGTGACCTGGTGTCCAGCAAGGTGAAGGGGCTGGTCGGTACGAACGGTCCGCAGGGACCGGGCTGGTTCGTCGGCTACCGGGGCGACCAGGCCTTCGCGATCATGGTCAGCGGCGAACGGTCGGGCAGCGGATCGCTGCAAGTCGCCGGTTCCTACCTCACGCAGTAGGGACGTCGGGACCCGAGACCGCCTCGGCGCTACGGGCACGCCGCGCCAGCACCACCTGCGCGATCGCACGCCAGCCGAGCAGGAAGATTCCCAGCACGATCGCCGTGACGATCACGAAGCTCACCTGCACGCCGTCCTCGGTGAGCAGGCCCCGCGCCGTCATACCGACCGCCACCGTCGAGACCCAGATGATGACGCCCTCGGGGAAGATCCGACCGGGGGAGAAGGTCTGCGCCCGGCCCGGCTCGTGCCCCCGGATCGCCGACAGCACGTAGGCGAAGGCCCAGCCCACGGCGAGCGCGAGCAGAAACGGCCACGAGGTCTCCGCGACACCCGCGGGCGAGAGCGATTCGCCGTGATTGAACCGCCCGATGGATGCGAACAGCACCACGAGCAGTGCGTCGATGACGGCGATGACCGGAATTCGCATGAACTCCACCGTAGATCATTCCCGTACGCCGTCGTCCCGGCGATGCGGCGGCGGACCTCAGAGCACCGGGTTCCCGGGGGCCACCGCGACCGCATCGCCGGTTCGTTTCGCCTGGTACATGGCCTCGTCGGCGGCGGCCAGCAAGCGGTCGATCAGGCCGGGATCGGTGGCCGGGGCATCGTCGACCGCCACTCCGATACTCGCGGTCACGGCGCTCGCGCCGACCGGGGGGACGGCGGCGATTCCGCGACGGATCCGATGCGCCAGATTCGTGCATTCGGCCTCGTCATGACCTACGACGAGCAGTGCGAACTCATCGCCCCCGAGCCGCGCGACCAGGGCGTCGACGCTCGCGCCGATCGAGCGCAGTGTCCGGGCCACCTGCACCAGCATCTCGTCGCCGGCGGTGTGACCGTGGGTGTCGTTGACCGCTTTGAACCGGTCGAGGTCGACGACGATCACCGCGGCGTGTTCGGCGGCGGGGGAGCGGCGCATCGCCCATGTCGCCCAGATGGTGTGCAGGCCACGTCGATTGAAGGCGCCGGTGAGCGGGTCTGTGCCGGCCTCGGCGGTGTCGAACCAGGAGAACGACATACCGAACTGCATCGTCGCCGGCACGCCGATCGTGGCGCCGATCAGGATCGCCGCCCCCAGAAGCGTCTGCGCCCAGCCGTAACCGGGCAGCACCGGGAGAGTCGACGCGGCGATCGCGGCGAAGATCAGTGCCGCGTTCACCAGGAAGGCGCGGGTGGAGAGGATCAGCGCGCCGAACGTCGCGATCATCGCCAGGCTCGCGACGCCCAGTGCCGCCGCGAGCGGTTCGTTCTGGGTGGACGAGGCCACGTAGATCGCGATGATCGACGACGCCACGAAGACGCTCGCCCAGCGCGCATTGGGTACCTCGCCGAGCTGCCAGCGGACGGCCCAGAACAGGGCCACCGCACCGCACACCGTCAGCCGCACCACATCGACGACGGTGAGCGGTCGTACCAACGGGATCAGGGCGATGGACATCAGGCCGAGCAGCGCTGCGCAGACGCTGACCACCACGCGGATCATCGGTAGCAGGGATCGGTTGTGGAGGTAGGCGATCCGCTGGTCGTAGCTCGGCCCACCCCGCCACCACAGGGCCACCAGGGTCCGCAGGTTCTCGCGGCCGTGGTCCGGCGAGACATCGGGCACGACACAGATTTTACTGCGGTTGCCCGCCTGCGGGACCGGCTCCGACGACTTCCGGCGGTGGTGGGGCGGCCACGCCCGTGGGGTCGGCACTCGGCCGGGACGCGGTCCTCCCAGACGCGCCCCGGCCGGGCCTTACCCCCCCGGTTCCCCCCGTCGCCCCTCCCCCCAGGGACGCGGTGTGAGCGTGTTGGTCGCCCGCTCACGAGGAAGACGATGCCCGGGCGGGCTTCTGTTGCGGTTGCACGTCGCTTAAGGCGCAGGTAATGGGCTACGCGGGGCCCGGCGGTGTGCCAGGGGAGTCGTCGTCGGGCCCGCTCTTCGCCGCGTCGGTGCCCGGGGCGGTGCCGGTCTCGGCGTCCGATCCGTCGCCCGGGCCGCCGTCCGCACCGGCGTCCGGGTCGACATCCATGGTGTCGCGGTAGCTGACGAAGAACACGATCCACCCGATGATCACCACCAGCAGGTAGCTCACCAGGCGGTACAGGATGGTCGCGGTGAGCGCCTGGCTGGCGGGCATCCCGGCCAGCACCAGGGCGGGGACCAACGCGGCCTCGACCAGGCCGAGGCCGCCGGGGATCGGGCTGATCGTGTTGACCACCTTCGACGCCGCATAGGCTCCCGCCAGCGCAGCCAGGCCGGGCGCATCGC includes:
- a CDS encoding GGDEF domain-containing protein codes for the protein MPDVSPDHGRENLRTLVALWWRGGPSYDQRIAYLHNRSLLPMIRVVVSVCAALLGLMSIALIPLVRPLTVVDVVRLTVCGAVALFWAVRWQLGEVPNARWASVFVASSIIAIYVASSTQNEPLAAALGVASLAMIATFGALILSTRAFLVNAALIFAAIAASTLPVLPGYGWAQTLLGAAILIGATIGVPATMQFGMSFSWFDTAEAGTDPLTGAFNRRGLHTIWATWAMRRSPAAEHAAVIVVDLDRFKAVNDTHGHTAGDEMLVQVARTLRSIGASVDALVARLGGDEFALLVVGHDEAECTNLAHRIRRGIAAVPPVGASAVTASIGVAVDDAPATDPGLIDRLLAAADEAMYQAKRTGDAVAVAPGNPVL
- a CDS encoding DUF3054 domain-containing protein, yielding MRIPVIAVIDALLVVLFASIGRFNHGESLSPAGVAETSWPFLLALAVGWAFAYVLSAIRGHEPGRAQTFSPGRIFPEGVIIWVSTVAVGMTARGLLTEDGVQVSFVIVTAIVLGIFLLGWRAIAQVVLARRARSAEAVSGPDVPTA